A portion of the Tachysurus vachellii isolate PV-2020 chromosome 14, HZAU_Pvac_v1, whole genome shotgun sequence genome contains these proteins:
- the aqp9a gene encoding aquaporin-9a, whose product MKHHCTLKHDIFKEFLAEFLGTFVLVLFGCGSVAQTVLSRNTLGEPLTIHLGFTTGLVMGVYIAGGVSGGHLNPAVSLAMVILGKLKIWKFPVYVIAQLLGAFAGAAGVFGLYYDAFMEFTSGILSVTGINATGHIFASYPGRHLTILGGFVDQVIGTGMLVLCILAITDSKNIGAPKGVEPLAIGLIILGISVSMGMNCGYPLNPARDLGPRLFTAMAGWGTEVFSTADHWWWIPVFGPLIGGITGAVVYFLLIELHHTDPSEKSQQKPEEEEDEEDDEDSSLRDKYEMITMG is encoded by the exons ATGAAGCATCACTGCACTCttaaacatgacatttttaaagagTTCTTGGCGGAGTTTCTCGGGACATTTGTGCTGGTG TTGTTCGGCTGTGGCTCTGTAGCTCAGACGGTCCTTAGCAGGAACACACTGGGCGAGCCTCTCACCATCCACCTCGGCTTCACCACCGGACTCGTGATGGGTGTCTATATCGCTGGTGGGGTTTCAG GAGGTCATTTAAACCCGGCAGTGTCACTGGCTATGGTCATACTGGGTAAACTGAAGATCTGGAAATTTCCAGTTTACGTCATTGCACAACTACTGGGAGCGTTTGCTGGAGCTGCTGGAGTGTTTGGACTGTATTATG ATGCGTTTATGGAGTTTACCAGTGGAATTCTGTCAGTAACTGGGATTAACGCCACTGGACACATTTTTGCCTCCTACCCTGGAAGACATCTTACAATTCTTGGAGGCTTTGTGGACCAG GTGATTGGAACAGGCATGCTGGTGCTGTGTATCCTGGCTATAACCGATAGCAAGAATATTGGAGCTCCTAAAGGAGTGGAACCTCTGGCCATTGGTCTGATCATCCTGGGCATCAGTGTGTCCATGGGGATGAACTGTGGATACCCTCTGAACCCTGCAAGAGACCTCGGACCACGGCTCTTCACTGCTATGGCTGGTTGGGGCACGGAGGTGTTCAG CACTGCAGATCACTGGTGGTGGATCCCCGTGTTCGGGCCTTTGATAGGAGGCATCACCGGCGCTGTAGTGTACTTCTTGTTGATTGAGCTGCACCACACTGACCCTTCTGAGAAATCCCAGCAAAAacctgaggaagaggaggatgaagaagacgACGAGGACAGCAGCCTGAGGGATAAATATGAGATGATAACTATGGGCTGA